In Luteimonas sp. MC1750, the following proteins share a genomic window:
- the cysS gene encoding cysteine--tRNA ligase, producing MTLRLFNSLTRRVEDFQPRDPARTTMYVCGPTVYNYVHIGNARGPVVFDVLAGLLRRRFGTLAYARNITDVDDKINAAAAEQGVPISTITDRFAAAYREDMAALGVAPPDIEPEATGHIAEIIAMIERLIDAGNAYAAEGHVLFSVASFDGYGKLSRRELEDMLAGARVDVAPYKRDPGDFVLWKPSSGDLPGWDSPWGRGRPGWHIECSAMAAAHLGETIDIHAGGVDLQFPHHENEIAQSECAHGGAPFARFWLHNGMLNFGGAKMSKSLGNIEKVHDLVRQHPPEALRHALMSAHYRQPLDWSDALVEQSVRTLDRLYGTLRDADALLARHEAAEGGNALAADVAIPDAIEAALCDDLNTPQALAELAAIAGSARVLRNALANGEASGDGPLLALATLAASLRAGGRVLGLLQQSPAAWFGRGASGDDDARIQILVDERAAAKQARDFARADAIRAQLAAEGILLEDTPQGARWKRG from the coding sequence ATGACCCTGAGACTCTTCAACAGCCTCACCCGCCGGGTGGAGGACTTCCAGCCCCGTGATCCCGCGCGCACGACGATGTATGTCTGTGGCCCCACGGTCTACAACTACGTGCACATCGGCAACGCGCGCGGCCCGGTGGTGTTCGACGTGCTGGCCGGCCTGCTGCGGCGCCGGTTCGGCACGCTGGCCTACGCCCGCAACATCACCGACGTGGACGACAAGATCAACGCCGCCGCGGCCGAACAGGGCGTGCCGATCTCGACGATCACCGACCGCTTCGCCGCCGCCTACCGCGAGGACATGGCCGCGCTCGGCGTGGCCCCGCCGGACATCGAGCCCGAGGCCACCGGCCACATCGCCGAGATCATCGCGATGATCGAGCGGCTCATCGACGCCGGCAACGCCTACGCCGCCGAGGGCCATGTGCTGTTCTCGGTCGCGAGCTTCGACGGCTACGGCAAACTGTCGCGCCGCGAGCTGGAGGACATGCTGGCCGGCGCGCGGGTCGACGTGGCGCCGTACAAGCGCGATCCGGGCGACTTCGTGCTGTGGAAGCCGTCCAGCGGCGACCTGCCCGGCTGGGATTCGCCCTGGGGCCGCGGCCGCCCGGGCTGGCACATCGAGTGCTCGGCGATGGCGGCCGCGCACCTCGGCGAGACCATCGACATCCACGCCGGCGGCGTCGACCTGCAGTTCCCGCACCACGAGAACGAGATCGCGCAGAGCGAATGCGCCCATGGCGGTGCGCCCTTCGCGCGCTTCTGGCTGCACAACGGCATGCTCAACTTCGGCGGCGCGAAGATGTCGAAGTCGCTGGGCAACATCGAGAAGGTCCACGACCTGGTGCGCCAGCATCCGCCCGAGGCGCTGCGCCATGCGCTGATGTCGGCCCATTACCGCCAGCCGCTGGACTGGTCCGACGCGCTGGTCGAACAGAGCGTGCGCACCCTGGACCGGCTGTACGGCACGCTGCGCGATGCCGACGCGCTGCTGGCACGACACGAGGCCGCCGAGGGCGGAAATGCCCTGGCCGCGGACGTCGCGATCCCGGACGCGATCGAAGCCGCCCTGTGCGACGACCTCAACACGCCGCAGGCGCTGGCCGAGCTCGCGGCGATCGCCGGCAGCGCGCGCGTGCTGCGCAATGCGCTGGCCAACGGCGAAGCGTCCGGCGACGGCCCGCTGCTTGCGCTGGCAACGCTGGCAGCCAGCCTTCGCGCGGGCGGCCGCGTCCTCGGGCTGCTGCAGCAGTCGCCGGCCGCCTGGTTCGGCCGCGGCGCCTCCGGCGACGACGACGCCCGGATCCAGATCCTGGTCGACGAGCGCGCGGCCGCCAAGCAGGCGCGCGACTTCGCCCGCGCCGACGCGATCCGCGCCCAGCTGGCCGCGGAGGGGATCCTCCTCGAAGACACGCCCCAGGGCGCGCGCTGGAAGCGGGGCTGA
- a CDS encoding SufE family protein produces MSTSHFPLESSAAEAQAAIRDEFAFFSDWSERYQYLIDLGRKLPDFPDEFRTEAHRLHGCQSMVWIVPSGDAGRMDFAAASDSAIVSGLVYLALRVYSGRSAREILANDPSYIADIGLAKHLSPTRSNGLASLLAFIRDAAQRALA; encoded by the coding sequence ATGTCCACATCCCACTTCCCGCTTGAAAGCAGCGCCGCCGAGGCCCAGGCCGCGATCCGCGACGAGTTCGCGTTCTTCAGCGACTGGTCCGAGCGCTACCAGTACCTGATCGACCTCGGCCGCAAGCTGCCGGACTTCCCGGACGAGTTCCGCACCGAGGCCCATCGCCTGCACGGCTGCCAGTCCATGGTCTGGATCGTGCCCTCGGGTGACGCCGGGCGCATGGACTTCGCCGCCGCGAGCGACTCGGCGATCGTCTCCGGCCTGGTCTACCTCGCCCTGCGCGTCTACTCGGGCCGCAGCGCGCGCGAAATCCTCGCCAACGACCCCTCGTACATCGCCGACATCGGCCTGGCCAAGCATCTTTCACCAACGCGCAGCAACGGCCTCGCGTCGCTCCTGGCCTTCATCCGCGACGCCGCGCAGCGCGCCCTGGCGTGA
- a CDS encoding MFS transporter, which translates to MAPLRNRAFRGLMAYRICTILSYQMVAVTVGWQVYELTRNPWMLGLIGLAELVPYFCVAPFAGYLVDHLPRRRLGMYACIGLALTPIALALIASGVLGTVDVAWIYAALVLTGAVRAFLGPVYNALFARVLPRPQFARGASLGSIVFQSAMVLGPAVGGVIVGAAGMWVSYALAAGFALAAAFAVRRLQVTEPAITLQGAPIFASIAEGARFVFSHQLLLAALALDMFAVLFGGAISLAPAFIREILDYGPEGLGILRSAPALGAVAMGVWLARRPATRHAGRILLIAVAGFGLCIVGFGLSTSFWLSAFFLLLSGMCDGVSVVLRSTILQLSTPDAMRGRVSSINGLFVGSSNELGAFYAGSMARLLGLVPAVVLGGCVTMTVAAVTAWRAPKLRRLDLRELH; encoded by the coding sequence ATGGCCCCGCTGCGCAACCGCGCGTTCCGCGGCCTGATGGCCTACCGGATCTGCACGATCCTGTCCTACCAGATGGTCGCGGTGACGGTCGGCTGGCAGGTCTACGAGCTCACCCGCAATCCCTGGATGCTGGGGCTCATCGGCCTGGCCGAACTGGTCCCCTATTTTTGCGTGGCGCCGTTCGCCGGCTACCTCGTCGACCACCTGCCGCGGCGCCGGCTCGGCATGTACGCCTGCATCGGCCTGGCGTTGACGCCGATCGCGCTCGCGCTGATCGCCTCCGGCGTCCTGGGCACGGTGGACGTGGCTTGGATCTATGCCGCGCTGGTGCTGACCGGAGCGGTCCGGGCCTTCCTGGGTCCGGTCTACAACGCGCTGTTCGCGCGCGTGCTGCCGCGGCCGCAATTCGCGCGCGGAGCCAGCCTGGGCAGCATCGTGTTCCAGTCGGCGATGGTGCTGGGACCGGCCGTCGGCGGGGTGATCGTGGGCGCGGCGGGCATGTGGGTGTCCTACGCGCTGGCCGCGGGCTTCGCCCTGGCGGCGGCGTTCGCGGTGCGCCGGTTGCAGGTCACCGAGCCCGCGATCACCCTGCAGGGCGCGCCGATCTTCGCCAGCATCGCCGAAGGCGCGCGCTTCGTGTTCTCGCACCAGCTGCTGCTGGCCGCGCTGGCGCTGGACATGTTCGCGGTGCTGTTCGGCGGGGCGATTTCGCTGGCCCCGGCCTTCATCCGCGAGATCCTCGACTACGGCCCCGAGGGCCTGGGCATCCTGCGCAGCGCGCCGGCGCTGGGTGCGGTGGCGATGGGCGTCTGGCTGGCGCGCAGGCCGGCGACGCGTCATGCAGGGCGCATCCTGCTGATTGCCGTGGCGGGCTTCGGACTGTGCATCGTCGGCTTCGGCCTGTCGACCTCGTTCTGGCTCTCGGCCTTCTTCCTGCTGCTGTCGGGGATGTGCGACGGGGTCTCGGTGGTGCTGCGCTCGACCATCCTGCAGCTGTCGACGCCCGACGCCATGCGCGGCCGGGTGTCCTCGATCAACGGACTGTTCGTGGGTTCGTCGAACGAGCTTGGCGCGTTCTATGCCGGCTCGATGGCGCGGCTGCTGGGCCTGGTGCCCGCGGTCGTGCTGGGCGGCTGCGTGACCATGACCGTCGCCGCGGTCACCGCGTGGCGGGCACCGAAGCTGCGGCGGCTGGACCTGCGCGAGCTGCACTGA
- a CDS encoding AMP-binding protein has protein sequence MATLHTPTPSHVRGDTSQPLLHETVGAMLARIAATWPDRDALVVPPQGVRWSWREFDARVSRLAAGLLALGLARGERIGIWSLNRVEWVLLQFASARAGLALVNINPAYRTHELEYALTQVGCRALVLPPAFKSSDYLGMLRELAPELDASAPGQLQAARLPELRHVLLIGDEGDAAGAWRFDAIAACGDAAAHARVAALQDALDPHDPVNIQFTSGTTGAPKGATLTHHNIVNNGFFIGERMRLTEHDRLCIPVPFYHCFGMVLGNLACVTHGSCMVHPAEGFDAIATLRAVEDERCTGLHGVPTMFIAMLDHPRFADFDLSSLRTGIMAGSNCPVELMRRVMERMHMSEVTICYGMTETSPVSFQTTVDDPVERRLDSVGRIHPHVEVRIADEDGNTVPHGTIGELHTRGYSVMQGYWGDAARTAGAIDAEGWMHTGDLATIDDDGWCRIVGRLKDMLIRGGENIYPREIEEFLHTHPDVVDVQVFGVPDPKFGEEVCAWIRVVEGATPDADGIRDFCRGRIAHYKIPRYVEFVCGYPMTVSGKVQKHLMAAEMAKRLGG, from the coding sequence ATGGCCACCCTGCACACGCCCACCCCCAGCCACGTCAGGGGAGACACCTCGCAACCGCTGCTGCACGAGACCGTCGGCGCGATGCTCGCCCGCATCGCCGCCACCTGGCCCGACCGCGACGCGCTGGTGGTGCCGCCGCAGGGCGTGCGCTGGTCCTGGCGCGAGTTCGACGCACGCGTGAGCCGGCTTGCGGCCGGCCTGCTGGCGCTGGGCCTGGCGCGCGGCGAGCGCATCGGCATCTGGTCGCTCAACCGCGTGGAGTGGGTGCTGCTGCAGTTCGCCAGCGCGCGCGCCGGCCTGGCGCTGGTCAACATCAATCCCGCCTACCGCACGCACGAGCTCGAGTACGCACTGACCCAGGTCGGCTGCCGGGCGCTGGTGCTGCCGCCGGCGTTCAAGTCCTCGGACTACCTCGGCATGCTGCGCGAGCTGGCGCCCGAGCTGGACGCGTCCGCGCCCGGACAGCTGCAGGCCGCGCGACTGCCCGAGCTGCGCCACGTGCTGCTGATCGGGGACGAGGGCGACGCGGCCGGCGCCTGGCGCTTCGATGCGATCGCCGCCTGCGGCGATGCGGCCGCGCACGCGCGCGTCGCGGCGCTGCAGGACGCGCTCGATCCCCACGATCCGGTCAATATCCAGTTCACCTCGGGCACCACCGGCGCGCCCAAGGGCGCCACGCTCACCCACCACAACATCGTCAACAACGGCTTCTTCATCGGTGAGCGCATGCGCCTGACCGAGCACGACCGGCTGTGCATCCCGGTGCCCTTCTACCATTGCTTCGGCATGGTGCTGGGCAACCTCGCCTGCGTGACGCATGGCAGCTGCATGGTGCATCCGGCCGAGGGCTTCGACGCCATCGCGACCCTCCGGGCGGTCGAGGACGAGCGCTGCACCGGCCTGCACGGCGTGCCGACCATGTTCATCGCGATGCTCGACCATCCGCGCTTCGCGGACTTCGACCTGTCCAGCCTGCGCACCGGGATCATGGCCGGATCGAACTGCCCGGTCGAACTGATGCGCCGGGTCATGGAGCGGATGCACATGTCCGAGGTGACGATCTGCTACGGCATGACCGAGACCAGCCCGGTGAGCTTCCAGACCACGGTGGACGACCCCGTCGAGCGGCGCCTCGACTCGGTCGGCCGCATCCATCCGCACGTCGAGGTGCGGATCGCCGACGAGGACGGCAACACCGTGCCCCACGGCACCATCGGCGAGCTGCACACCCGCGGCTATTCGGTGATGCAGGGCTACTGGGGCGACGCCGCGCGCACCGCCGGGGCGATCGACGCCGAGGGCTGGATGCACACCGGCGACCTGGCCACGATCGACGACGACGGCTGGTGCCGCATCGTCGGCCGACTGAAAGACATGCTGATCCGCGGCGGCGAGAACATCTATCCGCGCGAGATCGAGGAATTCCTGCACACGCATCCCGACGTCGTCGACGTGCAGGTGTTCGGCGTGCCCGACCCGAAGTTCGGCGAGGAGGTCTGCGCCTGGATCCGCGTGGTCGAGGGCGCCACGCCCGACGCCGACGGTATCCGCGACTTCTGCCGCGGCCGCATCGCCCACTACAAGATCCCCCGCTACGTGGAATTCGTCTGCGGCTATCCGATGACGGTCTCCGGCAAGGTCCAGAAACACCTGATGGCGGCGGAGATGGCGAAGCGCCTGGGCGGCTGA